A window of the Odocoileus virginianus isolate 20LAN1187 ecotype Illinois chromosome 20, Ovbor_1.2, whole genome shotgun sequence genome harbors these coding sequences:
- the PSENEN gene encoding gamma-secretase subunit PEN-2, translated as MNLERVSNEEKLNLCRKYYLGGFAFLPFLWLVNIFWFFREAFIVPAYTEQSQIKGYVWRSAVGFFLWVIVLSTWITIFQIYRPRWGALGDYLSFTIPLGTP; from the exons ATGAACTTGGAGCGGGTGTCCAACGAGGAGAAGTTGAACCTCTGCCGGAAGTACTACCTGG gtGGGTTTGCCTTCCTGCCTTTTCTCTGGTTGGTCAACATTTTCTGGTTCTTCCGAGAGGCCTTCATTGTCCCGGCATACACGGAGCAGAGCCAAATCAAAGGCT ATGTCTGGCGCTCAGCTGTGGGCTTCTTCTTGTGGGTGATTGTACTCTCCACCTGGATCACTATCTTCCAGATCTACCGGCCACGTTGGGGCGCCCTTGGGGACTACCTCTCCTTCACCATACCCCTGGGTACCCCCTGA
- the HSPB6 gene encoding heat shock protein beta-6: MSPGGPPRGGHRAYYKAAAALAGALRSLGQRRSRMEIPVPVQPSWLRRASAPLPGLSAPGRLFDQRFGEGLLEAELAALCPAALAPYYLRAPSVALPTAQVSTDPGHFSVLLDVKHFSPEEIAVKVVGDHVEVHARHEERPDEHGYIAREFHRRYRLPPGVDPAAVTSALSPEGVLSIQAAPAPAQAPLQSPPGAAAK, translated from the exons ATGTCCCCGGGCGGCCCGCCGAGGGGCGGACACAGGGCGTATTATAAAGCAGCGGCAGCCCTCGCTGGAGCACTGCGGAGCCTAGGGCAACGGCGGAGCAGAATGGAGATCCCGGTGCCTGTTCAGCCGTCTTGGCTGCGCCGCGCCTCGGCCCCTTTGCCTGGGCTGTCGGCTCCCGGGCGCCTCTTCGACCAGCGCTTCGGCGAGGGGCTGCTGGAGGCCGAGCTGGCTGCGCTCTGCCCTGCCGCGCTGGCCCCCTACTACCTGCGCGCACCCAGCGTGGCGCTGCCTACCGCCCAG GTATCGACCGACCCCGGGCATTTCTCGGTGCTGCTGGATGTGAAACACTTCTCACCCGAGGAAATTGCCGTCAAGGTGGTTGGTGACCACGTGGAGGTTCATGCGCGCCACGAGGAGCGCCCG GATGAGCACGGATACATTGCGCGAGAGTTCCACCGCCGCTACCGCTTGCCGCCTGGCGTGGACCCTGCGGCCGTGACGTCCGCGCTGTCCCCCGAGGGCGTCCTTTCCATCCAGGCCGCACCTGCGCCGGCCCAGGCCCCACTGCAGTCGCCGCCCGGGGCGGCTGCCAAGTAG
- the LIN37 gene encoding protein lin-37 homolog isoform X1 produces the protein MFPVKVKVEKSELEMAKARNQLDAVLQCLLEKSHMDRERLDEEPGKTSSDTHNKDCSITATGKRPSARFPHQRRKKRREMDEGLAEGGPQRSNTYVIKLFDRSVDLAQFSENTPLYPICRAWMRNSPTVRERERSPSSPLPPLPEDEEGSEVTNSKSRDVYKLPPPTASGPPGDACRSRIPSPLQPETQGTPDDEPSEPEPSPSTLIYRNMQRWKRIRQRWKEASHRNQLRYSESMKILREMYERQ, from the exons ATGTTCCcggtgaaggtgaaagtggagaaATCAG AGTTGGAGATGGCCAAGGCCCGGAACCAACTGGATGCTGTTCTGCAGTGTCTGCTAGAGAAGAGTCATATGGACAG GGAGCGTCTGGATGAGGAACCTGGGaagacctcctcagacacccACAACAA GGATTGCTCCATCACGGCCACTGGCAAACG gccatCTGCCCGATTCCCGCACCAGCGGCGGAAAAAGAGGAGGGAGATGGATGAGGGGCTGGCTGAGGGAGGGCCACAGCGATCCA ACACCTATGTGATCAAGCTGTTTGACCGGAGTGTGGACTTGGCTCAGTTCAGTGAGAACACACCACTGTACCCCATCTGCCGAGCCTGGATGCGCAACAGCCCCACAGTGCGCGAGCGTGAACGCTCACCCAGCTCGCCACTGCCCCCCCTGCCTGAGGATGAGGAG GGTTCCGAGGTCACCAACAGCAAGAGTCGTGACGTGTATAAGCTGCCTCCACCCACAGCTTCCGGGCCACCTGGAGATGCCTGCAGATCCCGAATTCCATCCCCACTGCAGCCTGAGACCCAGGGTACCCCTGATGATGAG CCCTCCGAGCCTGAACCCTCACCCTCCACCCTCATCTACCGTAACATGCAGCGCTGGAAACGTATCCGCCAGAG gTGGAAGGAGGCATCTCATCGGAACCAGCTTCGTTACTCAGAAAGCATGAAGATCCTACGGGAGATGTACGAGCGACAGTGA
- the LIN37 gene encoding protein lin-37 homolog isoform X2 has product MAKARNQLDAVLQCLLEKSHMDRERLDEEPGKTSSDTHNKDCSITATGKRPSARFPHQRRKKRREMDEGLAEGGPQRSNTYVIKLFDRSVDLAQFSENTPLYPICRAWMRNSPTVRERERSPSSPLPPLPEDEEGSEVTNSKSRDVYKLPPPTASGPPGDACRSRIPSPLQPETQGTPDDEPSEPEPSPSTLIYRNMQRWKRIRQRWKEASHRNQLRYSESMKILREMYERQ; this is encoded by the exons ATGGCCAAGGCCCGGAACCAACTGGATGCTGTTCTGCAGTGTCTGCTAGAGAAGAGTCATATGGACAG GGAGCGTCTGGATGAGGAACCTGGGaagacctcctcagacacccACAACAA GGATTGCTCCATCACGGCCACTGGCAAACG gccatCTGCCCGATTCCCGCACCAGCGGCGGAAAAAGAGGAGGGAGATGGATGAGGGGCTGGCTGAGGGAGGGCCACAGCGATCCA ACACCTATGTGATCAAGCTGTTTGACCGGAGTGTGGACTTGGCTCAGTTCAGTGAGAACACACCACTGTACCCCATCTGCCGAGCCTGGATGCGCAACAGCCCCACAGTGCGCGAGCGTGAACGCTCACCCAGCTCGCCACTGCCCCCCCTGCCTGAGGATGAGGAG GGTTCCGAGGTCACCAACAGCAAGAGTCGTGACGTGTATAAGCTGCCTCCACCCACAGCTTCCGGGCCACCTGGAGATGCCTGCAGATCCCGAATTCCATCCCCACTGCAGCCTGAGACCCAGGGTACCCCTGATGATGAG CCCTCCGAGCCTGAACCCTCACCCTCCACCCTCATCTACCGTAACATGCAGCGCTGGAAACGTATCCGCCAGAG gTGGAAGGAGGCATCTCATCGGAACCAGCTTCGTTACTCAGAAAGCATGAAGATCCTACGGGAGATGTACGAGCGACAGTGA